From the genome of Uranotaenia lowii strain MFRU-FL chromosome 1, ASM2978415v1, whole genome shotgun sequence, one region includes:
- the LOC129738085 gene encoding uncharacterized protein LOC129738085 encodes MPHTTYTHATHHLPPTISIFHPRHSPSPPPTTHHPRYTSPATHTTPTPHTTYHPRHLPPTTPTTHDTYHPRHLPPSPPTTLATYHPRHLPPSPPTTLATYHPRPLPPTTPTTHDTYHPRHLPPTTPTTHDTYHPQHLPTPYHPPPTLHITCHPHNTYATHHLPPSPPTTHDTYHPRHLPPSPPTTLATYHPRHLPPTTPTTLATYHPRQLPPTTPTTLATYHPRPLPPTTPTTHDTYHPRHLPPTTPTNAIPPTTQATNLH; translated from the coding sequence ATGCCACACACTACGTACACCCACGCCACACACCACCTGCCACCCACCATCTCTATCTTCCACCCACGCCACTCGCCTTCCCCGCCACCTACCACCCACCACCCACGCTACACATCACCTGCCACCCACACAACACCTACGCCACACACCACCTACCACCCTcgccacctaccacccacgaCACCTACCACCCACGACACCTACCACCCTCGCCACCTACCACCCTCGCCACCTACCACCCTcgccacctaccacccacgaCACCTACCACCCTCGCCACCTACCACCCTcgccacctaccacccacgaCCCCTACCACCCACGACACCTACCACCCACGACACCTACCACCCACGACACCTACCACCCACGACACCTACCACCCACGACACCTACCACCCACAACACCTACCAACGCCATACCACCCACCACCCACGCTACACATCACCTGCCACCCACACAACACCTACGCCACACACCACCTACCACCCTcgccacctaccacccacgaCACCTACCACCCACGACACTTACCACCCTCGCCACCTACCACCCTCGCCACCTACCACCCTcgccacctaccacccacgaCACCTACCACCCTCGCCACCTACCACCCTCGCCAACTACCACCCACGACACCTACCACCCTcgccacctaccacccacgaCCCCTACCACCCACGACACCTACCACCCACGACACCTACCACCCACGACACCTACCACCCACAACACCTACCAACGCCATACCACCCACCACCCAAGCGACCAACTTGCATTGA